Within the Scytonema millei VB511283 genome, the region CCGAGTAAACCGAAAATTTCTCCTGGTTGGATGGTAAATGAAAGGTCGTTGACAACTGGAACGTTGTTGTATGACTTGTAGACGTTTTGCAGCGAGACAGCAGCAGACATGAATTGTTGCAATAAGTTAAGTTAATCCTCTCCTAAGTTAGCAGTTATCAGTTATCAGTTGACAGTTGACAGTTATCAGTTAACCGTCAGTTACCACTCTTGTCTAGTTTTGTGAACTTGAGTAAGATTTTGTTTACCTTATTTGATATAGATAAATACTAAAGATTCAAAATTTACCATAATTGAAAAGCTATGGATACCATCAAGCTGTTTGGTATGCCTGCACACCGGGGTAGATGGCTGCTGATCCCATTAGGAATTGTCGTACTGCTCTGCCTGGGTACGGTCTATTCTTGGAGTATTTTCAGAAAACCTTTAGAAAAGTTACTTAATATCGGCGCAACAGAAAGTTTGTTGCCGTTTACGGTACTTTTAGTTGTTTTTGCACTGTTAATGCCGATCGCAGGCTTTTTAATCGATCGCTTTGGTTCCCGTGTTGTCACCGCTGTTGGTGGTGTAGTGATGGGAGTGGGTTATATTCTCACTAGCTTTGCTACCAACGAGCCAATGCTTGTCTTTGCCTACGGGTTAGTGGCTGGTGCGGGAATTGGAATTGCTTATGGAGTTCCGTTAGCTGTCTCGGCTAAGTGGTTTCCCGATAAGAAGGGGATAGCTGTAGGCTTGACGGTGATTGGGTTTGGACTGTCGCCGTTAATTACCGCACCTTTGGCTAAGAATTTAATCGATGCTTACGGAGTGCGGCAAACTTTTACGATTTTAGGCATTGTCTTTAGTGTTATTGTGGTCGCGATCGCCACGCAATTGAAAATGCCTCCTTCAGAATGGCAGCCTCCAGCAGGAAATGTAGGCTCGGCAAGGGTAACTTCAGTTAGAGCAATTACTGAAAAAATCTGGCAGACTCAAAGCTTTTACGGACTGTGGACTTGCTACACGATTGGAACATTTGTAGGACTATCTGCAATTGGCATTTCCAGTCCTGTAGCGCAAGAAATGATCGAACTCGACTCTACAACCGCAGCTATGACTGTCTCGCTATTTGCCATCTTTAACGGACTAGGACGACCGTTATTTGGCTGGGTAACAGATCGGTTCAATCCTAAAATAGCGGCGATCGCTTCTTACGTGCTAATTCTGATTGCTTCGATCTTGATGCTGAATGCCCGTACTGGCGCTACATTGACATACATAGCGGCTTTTGCCTTATTTTGGCTGTCTTTAGGTGGATGGCTGGCGATCGCGCCAACTGCAACTTTAACTCTATTTAGAGCCGAAAACTACGCCAAAAACTA harbors:
- a CDS encoding L-lactate MFS transporter: MDTIKLFGMPAHRGRWLLIPLGIVVLLCLGTVYSWSIFRKPLEKLLNIGATESLLPFTVLLVVFALLMPIAGFLIDRFGSRVVTAVGGVVMGVGYILTSFATNEPMLVFAYGLVAGAGIGIAYGVPLAVSAKWFPDKKGIAVGLTVIGFGLSPLITAPLAKNLIDAYGVRQTFTILGIVFSVIVVAIATQLKMPPSEWQPPAGNVGSARVTSVRAITEKIWQTQSFYGLWTCYTIGTFVGLSAIGISSPVAQEMIELDSTTAAMTVSLFAIFNGLGRPLFGWVTDRFNPKIAAIASYVLILIASILMLNARTGATLTYIAAFALFWLSLGGWLAIAPTATLTLFRAENYAKNYGIIFTAYGVGAFFGTIVAGRIRDIFGSYTYAFYPMAGLAIAGTIVAVFFLKRLPAVSEILEEPVARS